The window GGTGGAATCCAGGTGATCACGCCGCCCACCATTTGGTCCGCCGCCGGCGCGATGGGAAAGGCGCGTCCGCAGATGGCGTAGATATCGTACAGGGTGGATTCCGACAGCGTAATATACGCGCCCAGCAGAATCTGGGGCACCATAATGGCCAATAAAATGATGATGCGCCAGCCGAAGGAAGGGCCTTGCTGGGGCGAAGGGTTGAGAATCAGCCACCAGAACAACAGTCCATCCAGAAACATACTCCAGTTCATCAAATGATAGAGCTTCAAGTCCAGCATGGCGTAAAAGTGTATGGACGGCGTTAGCCAGAAAAAGATGATGCCGACGAACAAGAAAGCGGCCAGGGGAGGAAACTGCAGTATCCGGTAGCCACCCACAATCAGCCACGCGCCGGGAAGGGCGCCCCAGTTGACGTCGCGCAAGCGTTGCGGCAAACCCGCCGCCAGCACTGACCAGGGCGCCGCCAGAGCGATAAAGAACGGTCCTAGATGATGCAGCACCAGATGCTGCAGGCGGTGCGCGAAAAACAGATATTGGGCGTAGTAATCAAATCGTGTGTGCAGAACAGCGTAGGTAATCGCCACGCCGACAAAGAATGACAGAGAGCGGGCGAAACCGACAGAATGACCCGTTGCACGCAATCTGCGCAAGCCGCGTATGTACAGCGTGACAGTGACCAGGGAAACTAAAACGACCGAAGGGTAAAATTCCCAGGGCGCGAGAACGGTAATCCATGTCGGAGCACTATCGGGCATGAGCGACCTTTCCGTTACACCGCCGCGTTAACGTGAGAGCGGTGGTGATTTAAGTTATTGTTATTCAATTCTGTTCGACAGATTCCCTGTTTTACCAGTCGCCACGAGAAATGACAATAACCGCCGCGCGGTGAAAAATACGGTACGCGCCGGCGAAATAACGATCTATATGACAGGAGTAAGTTTTGGGCGGTAACGCATTGAAAGATTACGGAGCGCAGCGCTTGTCCGTCGGGGACGCTTTGCGCATAGGCGAGAAGGCGCGTCATGCGATTCAGGCATTGCAGTGTCATGACGGCGCGCCAGTGCGTGCGGAGATAGTCACTGCGTACAGGAAGAAAGAGACCTACGGCGACATTGATATTGTGGTCAGCGAAAGCGTTAAGCGCGATCTTGGCAATACTTTTATAGCCGAGTTACTGGGTAACGTATTGGGTGATGGTCAACCGCTGCCGTTTATCGCCAATGGCGGTGTGGCCAGTTTTGGCGCTCCGTTGGAGCAGGGAGGCGTGTTTCAGGTGGACCTGTTGTATACGCCCGCGTGTCAGTTCGATTTCGCATTAAGTTACTTTTCCTGGAACGACGCTGGTAATCTGATTGGTCGCGTCGCCCACAAAATGGGAATGAAGTTCGGCCACAATGGTTTATGGCTGCCTTTTCGAGACGGGGACTATTTGTTTACCGAAGTGCTGGTGACGCGGGATTTCGACAAGGCCGTCCGCTTCTTGGGGTTTGATATCGCTCGCTGGAAGCAGGGCTTTGACGACTTGACTCAGTTATATCAGTTTATTTCAGCCTCCAAATACTTCGACAAAAACATCTATTTGCTGGAAAACCGCAGTCACAATGCTCGCGTCCGCGACGCCAAGCGGCCGACTTATACGGGCTTCCTCAACTGGCTGCGTGAGGCTTATACGGGCGAAGACTTTAAAGACTGGCCGGCGAGTAAAACCGCTTGGCTGCCGCAGATCTTCGCCGAGTTTCCTGAGGCGGAAGCCGCCTGGGGGGATGCTGAAGCGGATCTGGCCCGCCAGCGTGAGATCAAGCGTAAGTTTAATGGCGAACTGGTCAGCGGGTTGTCAGGCCTGACAGGGACGGAGCTAGGAGCCTTGATGCAGCAGATCCGTCATAGTTTTGAGGATAAGAAAGCCTTTGATTCGTTCATATTGAGCGCCTCGGAAAGCGAAGTCGAAGCACTTGTGGTTGCGCAAAAGCGCGTATTGGATGGGAAGGAATAGAAGGGCGAGATCCAGTGAGAGAGGCGACGAAGTGACCGTCGCCTTTGCATCAGACTTACAGGTGCAGACCGCACTCGGTCTTTTCTTTACCCTGC is drawn from Hahella sp. KA22 and contains these coding sequences:
- a CDS encoding cytochrome c oxidase assembly protein, translated to MPDSAPTWITVLAPWEFYPSVVLVSLVTVTLYIRGLRRLRATGHSVGFARSLSFFVGVAITYAVLHTRFDYYAQYLFFAHRLQHLVLHHLGPFFIALAAPWSVLAAGLPQRLRDVNWGALPGAWLIVGGYRILQFPPLAAFLFVGIIFFWLTPSIHFYAMLDLKLYHLMNWSMFLDGLLFWWLILNPSPQQGPSFGWRIIILLAIMVPQILLGAYITLSESTLYDIYAICGRAFPIAPAADQMVGGVITWIPPAMMSAIAILVMLSYIRRQDLASVRSPGALSSAA